One segment of Actinomycetota bacterium DNA contains the following:
- a CDS encoding VacB/RNase II family 3'-5' exoribonuclease codes for MVALITKHGKIYRADPLFGDQKEIFVGHKALNGARPGELVVLKPDGRGRGQVTRRLGKAGSQKVLMEGVLTYYQVPRGFSPAVLEEAEAQTALAGQADGSRRDLTELLSFTIDPDEARDYDDAISVVDGPGPGEITLYVHIADVSYFVPAGSAIDKAAARKSVSVYLPVAVEPMLPQLLSNDICSLRPGEDRKCVTVEMVYEWNAAVEEAPDAAAKMVPRKVRFYRSLIRSSRRLTYNEVDDFFEGKPGGATEKLEDKLEQCRRFSASLRDARHARGALAIHTYEPEFRLDESGNVIGVRPRPQSESHALIEEFMIAANEAVARFLEQKQGNCIYRVHEEPDAAAVESLFDLLDDMGIPVPVFSLAKGSPQQAGRAIRDLLRSLPRVLSEQQRDRSVFGEIVLRSLKQARYLEDNLGHFGLASEAYLHFTSPIRRYPDLVVHRALLRELHIEDFSCDRLELAEVALQSSENERRAALAERTGDDIVLAFLLDRLLYEEGWDTLFEGEVVSLIPSGLFVRFEDCYEGYVPARSLRGDFYVLSDKGSALVGRRSGRPYRLGDRMTVRVVRIDKLRGKVELEPARG; via the coding sequence ATGGTGGCCCTGATCACCAAGCATGGGAAGATCTACCGCGCCGACCCCCTGTTCGGAGACCAGAAAGAGATCTTCGTCGGACACAAGGCATTAAACGGAGCGCGCCCCGGCGAGCTTGTGGTTCTGAAACCGGACGGGCGTGGCCGCGGCCAGGTCACCCGCCGGCTGGGCAAGGCGGGATCGCAGAAGGTCCTCATGGAAGGGGTGCTCACCTATTACCAGGTGCCGCGCGGCTTCTCGCCCGCCGTTCTCGAGGAAGCTGAAGCTCAGACCGCTCTGGCCGGGCAAGCGGACGGCAGCAGGCGTGACCTGACAGAGCTGCTGTCGTTCACCATCGATCCCGACGAGGCCAGGGACTACGACGACGCCATATCGGTTGTCGACGGGCCGGGCCCGGGCGAGATCACCCTCTACGTGCATATCGCCGACGTGAGCTATTTTGTTCCCGCCGGGTCCGCGATCGACAAGGCCGCGGCGCGCAAGTCGGTCAGCGTGTATCTGCCGGTGGCCGTGGAGCCGATGCTGCCGCAACTCCTCTCTAACGACATCTGCAGCCTGCGGCCGGGCGAGGACCGCAAATGTGTGACCGTGGAGATGGTGTACGAATGGAACGCCGCCGTTGAAGAAGCGCCGGACGCTGCCGCAAAAATGGTTCCCAGGAAAGTCCGCTTCTACCGCAGCCTCATCCGCAGCAGCCGCCGGCTGACCTATAACGAGGTCGACGATTTCTTTGAGGGAAAGCCCGGCGGCGCCACAGAAAAGCTCGAGGACAAGCTGGAACAATGCCGGCGATTCTCCGCCTCCCTGCGAGACGCCCGCCATGCGCGCGGCGCGCTGGCTATCCACACCTACGAGCCCGAGTTCCGCCTGGATGAAAGCGGCAACGTCATCGGCGTGCGGCCGCGCCCGCAGTCCGAATCGCACGCCCTCATCGAGGAATTCATGATCGCCGCCAACGAGGCCGTCGCGCGTTTCCTCGAACAGAAACAGGGCAACTGCATCTACCGGGTCCATGAAGAGCCGGATGCGGCCGCGGTCGAATCCCTCTTTGACCTTCTGGACGATATGGGAATCCCGGTGCCGGTATTTTCCCTGGCCAAAGGCAGTCCCCAGCAGGCCGGCCGCGCTATCCGCGACCTGCTGCGCTCGCTGCCCAGGGTTCTGAGCGAGCAGCAGCGGGACCGCTCCGTGTTCGGCGAGATCGTGCTGCGCTCGCTAAAACAGGCGCGCTACCTCGAGGACAACCTCGGCCATTTCGGCCTGGCGTCGGAAGCCTACCTGCACTTCACCTCGCCGATCCGTCGCTATCCGGACCTGGTCGTGCACCGGGCGCTGCTGCGCGAGCTGCACATCGAGGACTTCAGCTGTGACCGCCTCGAGCTCGCCGAGGTGGCCCTGCAAAGTTCCGAGAACGAGCGCCGGGCGGCCCTGGCCGAGCGCACCGGCGACGATATCGTCCTGGCCTTCCTGCTTGACCGCCTGCTGTACGAGGAAGGTTGGGACACGCTCTTCGAAGGGGAGGTCGTCAGCCTGATTCCCTCCGGCCTGTTCGTGCGTTTCGAGGATTGCTACGAGGGTTACGTCCCCGCCCGCAGCCTGCGGGGCGATTTCTACGTCCTGAGCGACAAGGGCAGCGCCCTGGTGGGACGCCGCTCTGGCCGGCCCTACCGCCTGGGCGACCGCATGACCGTCAGGGTGGTTCGCATCGACAAGCTCAGGGGGAAAGTGGAGCTGGAGCCGGCGCGCGGCTAG
- a CDS encoding ABC transporter ATP-binding protein, translated as MNGKMNRNGKALRAVDLQKTYELGKDNLVYALRGASLDVTEGEMLAIMGPSGSGKSTIMHIMGCLDKPDSGEVWLEDRRVDDLGSRELNRVRSHEIGFIFQGFNLIPTFTAMENVALAGEYAGLSRRKARSVAAEALVNVGLGDRLRHHPSELSGGQQQRVAIARALVNNPGVVLGDEPTGDLDSVSSQEIVQMMRDINASTGTTFVLVTHNPEVANACDRRITMRDGKVLAE; from the coding sequence ATGAACGGCAAAATGAACCGTAACGGGAAAGCCCTCAGGGCAGTAGATCTGCAGAAGACCTACGAGCTGGGAAAAGACAACCTGGTGTACGCCCTCAGGGGGGCTTCGCTCGACGTTACCGAGGGCGAGATGCTCGCGATCATGGGACCGTCTGGTTCCGGCAAGTCGACGATCATGCACATCATGGGTTGCCTCGACAAACCCGATTCAGGCGAGGTCTGGCTGGAAGACCGCCGGGTGGACGATCTGGGAAGCCGCGAGCTCAACCGCGTCCGCAGCCACGAGATCGGTTTTATCTTTCAGGGGTTCAACCTGATACCGACATTCACCGCCATGGAGAATGTCGCGCTTGCCGGCGAGTATGCCGGGCTCTCTCGCAGAAAAGCCCGAAGCGTGGCCGCGGAGGCCCTGGTGAATGTAGGTCTGGGCGACCGGCTGCGGCATCACCCCAGCGAGCTCTCAGGAGGCCAGCAGCAAAGGGTCGCCATCGCCCGCGCGCTGGTGAATAATCCGGGCGTGGTGCTGGGTGACGAGCCCACCGGAGATCTGGATTCGGTTTCCTCGCAAGAGATCGTTCAGATGATGCGGGATATCAACGCCAGCACCGGCACCACCTTCGTCCTGGTCACGCATAACCCCGAGGTGGCCAACGCCTGCGATCGCAGGATAACGATGCGCGACGGCAAGGTCCTGGCTGAATGA
- a CDS encoding FtsX-like permease family protein gives MRTFRNVFRRKLRAFLTIFGITIGVFALVVMGSMAEKITLLVDGGTRFYSDKVTVSQGSTAGFSISPLSTDKIPEIESFDGVKIASADITMQLDKEQAATFGVPDLIVGSDLRGRDLESFKVHYAEGRPLQPGDSGKATIGSDLVRKLNAHLGDTITVRDRQFELIGIVDKTFTIPDNTVDIPFADAQDIFYNDLPDLVKANLKPRQLASGFTIYPQPGVDPNRLAVEIQDRMPGYDAIGPAKFQEQVTNTTRIFTTIVFGVALISLLVGGLSVINTMTMSVFERTREVGIRKSLGASDGRIIRQFLSESAFIGAVGGLSGLFFGWLFVLAANAAGEASGTQIFQLTNRLALGSVLFAVVLGVLSGLYPSWHAARMNPVKALRYE, from the coding sequence ATGCGGACCTTCAGAAACGTTTTTCGCCGGAAGCTCAGGGCTTTCCTGACCATATTCGGCATCACCATCGGCGTCTTCGCCCTTGTTGTCATGGGTTCTATGGCGGAGAAGATCACCCTGCTCGTGGACGGCGGCACCCGCTTTTATTCCGATAAGGTGACCGTGAGCCAGGGCAGCACGGCCGGTTTCAGCATCAGCCCGCTTTCCACGGACAAGATCCCCGAGATCGAGAGCTTTGACGGGGTCAAGATCGCCTCCGCGGATATCACCATGCAACTCGACAAGGAACAGGCGGCGACCTTCGGTGTGCCCGACCTCATTGTCGGCTCGGATCTTCGCGGGCGGGATCTGGAGTCCTTCAAGGTCCACTACGCCGAGGGACGCCCGCTCCAGCCTGGCGACAGCGGCAAAGCGACTATCGGCTCCGACCTGGTGCGCAAACTAAACGCCCATCTGGGCGACACCATAACCGTGCGCGACCGCCAGTTCGAGCTGATAGGCATCGTCGACAAGACCTTCACGATCCCGGACAATACCGTGGACATCCCCTTCGCCGACGCCCAGGACATCTTCTATAACGACCTGCCGGATCTGGTGAAGGCCAACTTGAAACCCCGCCAGTTAGCATCCGGTTTTACTATCTACCCGCAGCCCGGCGTGGACCCAAACCGGCTGGCCGTGGAGATCCAGGACCGGATGCCTGGTTACGACGCGATCGGACCCGCCAAATTCCAGGAGCAGGTAACCAATACAACCCGGATCTTCACCACTATCGTCTTCGGCGTGGCCCTGATCTCGCTGCTGGTCGGCGGCCTTTCGGTGATTAACACGATGACCATGTCGGTCTTCGAGCGAACTCGCGAGGTAGGCATCCGCAAGTCTTTGGGCGCCTCGGACGGCAGGATAATCCGCCAGTTTTTAAGCGAGTCCGCTTTCATCGGCGCCGTAGGCGGCCTCTCCGGTCTCTTTTTCGGCTGGCTGTTTGTGCTGGCGGCAAACGCCGCCGGTGAAGCCTCGGGCACTCAGATATTCCAGTTGACCAACCGCCTGGCTCTTGGGTCTGTGCTCTTCGCGGTCGTGCTTGGGGTCCTGAGCGGCCTCTATCCTTCATGGCATGCAGCGCGCATGAATCCTGTCAAGGCTCTGAGATACGAATGA
- the smpB gene encoding SsrA-binding protein SmpB — MSAVKPIATNRKAFHDYFIEDTFEAGIELKGTEVKSLRSGLANLKESYCVLRGEQVFVVGLHISPYEQGNIHNVDPDRDRRLLLHKREIRSLIGKTREKGLTLVPTRLYFRGRRAKLEFGLAKGKKLFDKRRSMADRDAKREIERAFRDKQRPER, encoded by the coding sequence ATGAGCGCCGTCAAACCAATCGCCACCAACCGCAAGGCCTTCCACGATTACTTCATCGAGGACACCTTTGAGGCGGGTATCGAGCTCAAGGGCACCGAAGTGAAGTCGCTGCGGTCGGGCCTTGCCAATCTTAAGGAAAGCTACTGCGTGCTCAGGGGAGAGCAGGTCTTCGTCGTCGGCCTGCACATCAGCCCGTATGAGCAGGGGAACATCCACAACGTCGACCCCGACCGGGACCGCAGGCTGCTGCTTCACAAACGGGAGATCCGCAGTCTGATCGGCAAGACCCGGGAAAAAGGCCTGACGCTGGTGCCGACCAGGCTCTACTTCAGGGGCCGCCGGGCCAAGCTCGAGTTCGGCCTGGCCAAGGGGAAGAAACTCTTCGACAAAAGACGCTCGATGGCCGACCGTGACGCCAAGCGGGAGATCGAACGCGCTTTCCGGGACAAGCAGCGGCCGGAACGCTGA
- a CDS encoding type II toxin-antitoxin system RelE/ParE family toxin, with amino-acid sequence MQTVVELPEFQRKSSKLLSADENYSVISYLAAHPAAGNIMQGTGGIRKLRWSAQGKGKSGGVRVIYYFHNESLPLFLLTMFGKGEKANLTKAERNDLAKLTAILIKSYGGKK; translated from the coding sequence ATGCAAACTGTAGTTGAACTCCCTGAATTTCAACGAAAATCTTCTAAGCTGCTGTCAGCGGATGAGAATTATAGTGTAATCAGTTACCTAGCTGCCCATCCAGCTGCGGGCAATATCATGCAAGGAACGGGTGGTATCAGAAAGTTACGATGGTCGGCTCAGGGCAAAGGTAAAAGTGGAGGAGTTCGAGTCATTTATTATTTTCATAATGAATCGCTGCCTTTGTTTTTACTCACCATGTTTGGGAAAGGCGAGAAGGCGAATTTAACCAAGGCAGAGCGAAATGATTTGGCGAAATTGACGGCAATATTAATAAAGAGCTACGGAGGAAAAAAATGA
- a CDS encoding helix-turn-helix domain-containing protein, producing the protein MSNAYKSIKKGLDEAIEYARGNKSKAIVHEFTPLDVKNIRLDIGMSQSEFASAFGISVSTLRHWERGDRTPHGPALVLLNVVAKEPKAVLSALSENANRASRSAPNGRRPRKKTRAA; encoded by the coding sequence ATGAGTAACGCATATAAAAGTATTAAAAAAGGGCTTGATGAAGCAATAGAGTATGCCAGAGGGAATAAATCAAAAGCAATCGTACATGAGTTCACCCCTCTCGATGTGAAGAATATTCGTTTGGATATAGGCATGTCTCAAAGTGAATTTGCATCCGCATTTGGCATAAGTGTAAGTACTTTGCGGCATTGGGAGCGTGGTGATCGTACGCCTCATGGTCCAGCACTGGTTTTGCTCAATGTCGTTGCCAAAGAACCAAAGGCAGTGCTGAGCGCTTTAAGCGAAAATGCTAACAGAGCGTCTAGGTCCGCTCCCAATGGTCGCCGGCCGCGCAAAAAGACGCGTGCCGCTTAA
- a CDS encoding type II toxin-antitoxin system HicA family toxin, which yields MKIRDLIKVIEKDGWQQTRTRGSHRQFRHPTKSGTVTIAGKPGSDIPPGTMASILKQAGLK from the coding sequence ATGAAAATCAGAGATCTGATAAAGGTGATTGAAAAGGATGGCTGGCAGCAGACAAGGACCAGAGGAAGTCACCGTCAGTTTCGGCATCCTACCAAGAGCGGGACCGTAACTATCGCCGGAAAGCCGGGTTCAGATATTCCTCCCGGTACAATGGCAAGCATTCTCAAGCAGGCTGGGCTAAAATAG
- a CDS encoding type II toxin-antitoxin system HicB family antitoxin translates to MKYMVVIEKGETGYGAHVPDLPGCIAAGETRDEALELIKEAIEFHIEGLLEAGEPVPPPSSTGELVEVDTAA, encoded by the coding sequence ATGAAATATATGGTTGTAATTGAAAAGGGAGAGACTGGTTACGGAGCACATGTTCCGGATCTGCCTGGTTGTATTGCTGCTGGGGAAACCCGGGACGAAGCATTGGAGTTAATCAAGGAAGCCATTGAATTCCATATCGAAGGGCTTCTTGAAGCTGGTGAACCTGTTCCTCCCCCGTCCTCTACTGGCGAACTGGTTGAGGTTGATACCGCTGCATGA
- a CDS encoding type II toxin-antitoxin system HicA family toxin, with amino-acid sequence MAGLHNLKPLRVVKAFEKAGWNSKGQRGSHVILVKEGNPIILSIPVHKGKSIKRGGLLENQIKKAGLTVEEFLKLY; translated from the coding sequence ATGGCAGGCTTGCATAACCTCAAGCCACTGAGAGTCGTCAAGGCTTTTGAAAAAGCCGGATGGAATAGCAAAGGACAGAGAGGCAGTCACGTCATACTCGTAAAAGAGGGAAACCCGATCATCCTCTCAATCCCCGTCCACAAGGGGAAGTCGATAAAGAGAGGAGGATTACTCGAGAACCAGATCAAGAAAGCCGGTCTAACCGTTGAGGAATTTCTAAAACTCTACTGA
- a CDS encoding MerR family transcriptional regulator, whose product MAYNSKTACKLVGISKRQIGYWDETHLIKPSVQEAGGRGTTRLYSFADLVQLAVVKSLIDQGISLQKIRKSINYLKKNFPQIEKPLAQLKFLTDGKTIFILTSNKKEILDTLAEGQLVFSIALGQIIENLKGEVESISQDRNYKVKVGRRNYEVILHPDLEDGGFWVECSELPGCMSQGDTVEESLEMIKDAIEGHLEVLTEDAVPDKKLSRSA is encoded by the coding sequence ATGGCTTACAACTCAAAAACGGCCTGTAAGCTTGTCGGCATATCAAAACGTCAAATTGGCTATTGGGATGAGACACATCTGATTAAACCTTCTGTTCAGGAGGCGGGCGGGCGGGGAACAACTCGCCTTTATTCGTTTGCCGATCTGGTTCAACTTGCGGTCGTGAAATCTTTAATCGATCAAGGCATTTCTCTTCAGAAGATCCGGAAAAGCATAAATTACTTAAAGAAGAACTTTCCACAAATCGAGAAACCGCTGGCACAACTTAAATTCCTGACCGACGGAAAGACCATTTTCATTCTGACTAGTAATAAGAAAGAGATACTCGACACTCTCGCAGAAGGACAATTGGTCTTTAGCATCGCCTTGGGTCAAATAATCGAAAACTTAAAAGGCGAAGTTGAGAGTATTAGTCAGGACAGAAATTACAAAGTAAAAGTCGGAAGAAGAAATTATGAAGTCATTCTTCATCCTGACCTCGAAGACGGAGGCTTCTGGGTAGAATGTTCCGAGCTACCCGGTTGCATGTCTCAAGGCGATACCGTTGAAGAATCTTTAGAAATGATTAAGGACGCTATCGAGGGTCATCTTGAAGTTCTTACTGAGGATGCTGTCCCCGACAAGAAGCTATCACGCTCGGCATAA
- a CDS encoding nucleotidyltransferase domain-containing protein — MAGFGALEVRLFGSRARGEGDEESDLDVFIVIPQIDWELEKEIYGLSFDISLEYGVLISPILYSLREIENPSIKISPLYKTVQLEGIKI, encoded by the coding sequence GTGGCAGGCTTCGGGGCGTTAGAAGTACGCCTTTTCGGATCTCGTGCGCGTGGTGAGGGCGACGAAGAATCGGACCTGGATGTTTTTATTGTAATTCCCCAAATCGACTGGGAACTAGAGAAAGAAATTTACGGTCTGTCCTTCGACATCAGTCTGGAATACGGCGTACTCATTTCCCCGATTCTATATTCTCTAAGGGAGATCGAAAATCCATCCATCAAGATTTCACCCCTTTATAAAACGGTTCAGCTAGAGGGTATCAAGATTTGA
- a CDS encoding HEPN domain-containing protein codes for MNDDLKSLVEYRLEEAHDSIEEAVLLLEGGKSRVALSRAYYAMFYATLALLAIKELGASKHSGVIRLFHEHYVQDGTFDKEIARSLSVAFDLRNKSDYRELASPSSDAARDTLEAARKSATNISGTSIGSFAKPMAPVRD; via the coding sequence TTGAATGATGACCTTAAAAGCCTTGTGGAATACCGGCTTGAAGAGGCCCACGATTCGATTGAAGAAGCTGTTCTCTTGCTGGAAGGCGGTAAATCACGCGTTGCCCTCAGCCGGGCTTACTATGCGATGTTCTACGCGACGCTGGCGCTGCTCGCGATAAAAGAGCTTGGCGCATCAAAGCATTCCGGAGTAATTCGCTTGTTCCATGAACATTACGTGCAGGATGGAACATTCGATAAAGAAATTGCTCGTTCGTTGAGCGTCGCCTTCGATCTAAGGAATAAATCAGATTATCGCGAGCTTGCTTCACCATCCAGCGATGCAGCGCGGGACACATTGGAAGCGGCGAGAAAATCGGCGACAAACATATCCGGCACATCCATCGGGTCTTTTGCGAAGCCAATGGCGCCTGTTCGCGATTGA
- a CDS encoding plasmid pRiA4b ORF-3 family protein, producing the protein MGLRDADLYEGEAPESPLDTWYANLLRIYRRKCVLFTHADSLFSLLTFNASKARLKNMDVVFREGLEQAMMEEGFDGAIVSRLMGRYEEIRYAKTGSRKVLGSMNDLASLYKFHMLSKGGLEYCDLPATIRKMNRVPFSPLGGRYAIEKFSGMLGVERKVHIDDLLTETGGTGAVYQLMVTLRGTEQAIWRRLLVQDTTLDKLSDYLIAAMGWMGGHLHLFMAGGKYYGIPDLEWNENLLGEDTVKLSDIVSVKQRGFIYEYDLGDSWQHEVLVESIGPPEPGRRYPVCLEGGLACPPEDVGGIAGFYEFLEAIGDPDHPEHEYLLEWAGGSFDPEAFDLDQVNQALKAIAGK; encoded by the coding sequence ATGGGCCTTAGGGACGCGGACCTGTACGAAGGGGAGGCCCCCGAATCTCCCCTGGACACCTGGTATGCCAACCTGCTGCGCATCTACCGGCGCAAGTGTGTCCTGTTCACCCATGCGGACTCACTTTTTTCCTTACTCACTTTTAACGCAAGCAAAGCCAGGCTGAAAAACATGGATGTGGTATTTCGAGAGGGTCTGGAGCAGGCGATGATGGAAGAAGGCTTCGACGGCGCGATTGTTTCGCGGCTCATGGGCAGGTACGAAGAGATCCGGTATGCCAAGACCGGAAGCCGCAAGGTGCTTGGTTCCATGAATGATCTGGCTTCACTGTACAAGTTCCATATGCTGTCAAAAGGAGGACTCGAATACTGCGATCTGCCGGCTACGATCCGCAAGATGAACCGGGTGCCATTCTCACCCCTGGGGGGCCGCTACGCGATTGAAAAATTCTCCGGGATGCTGGGGGTAGAGCGGAAAGTCCACATCGATGACCTTCTCACCGAGACGGGAGGCACGGGTGCGGTCTATCAGCTCATGGTCACCCTGCGGGGAACTGAGCAGGCCATCTGGCGGCGGCTGCTGGTTCAGGATACGACCCTGGACAAGCTCTCAGACTATCTGATCGCTGCCATGGGCTGGATGGGGGGCCACCTGCATCTGTTCATGGCCGGCGGTAAATACTATGGCATTCCCGACCTGGAATGGAACGAGAACCTGCTGGGTGAGGACACCGTGAAGCTGAGCGACATCGTCTCGGTAAAACAGCGCGGCTTCATTTATGAATACGACCTGGGTGACAGCTGGCAGCATGAGGTGCTGGTTGAGAGCATCGGACCTCCCGAGCCAGGGCGGCGTTATCCGGTCTGTTTGGAAGGCGGTCTTGCGTGTCCGCCGGAAGACGTCGGCGGCATCGCGGGTTTCTACGAATTTCTGGAGGCCATCGGGGACCCGGACCACCCAGAGCACGAATACTTGCTGGAATGGGCTGGCGGCAGCTTCGACCCGGAGGCTTTCGATTTGGATCAAGTCAATCAGGCGCTTAAGGCTATTGCTGGAAAGTAG
- a CDS encoding type II toxin-antitoxin system Phd/YefM family antitoxin: MRTELVTSLKRQATRLLSEIEDSKEPILITQHGVPSAYLVDVETYEALQRRMSLLEGIARGEKAIEDGRTLSHAQAKKRMARWLK; this comes from the coding sequence ATGCGAACCGAACTTGTTACATCACTCAAGCGCCAAGCCACCAGGCTCCTCTCAGAGATTGAAGATAGCAAGGAGCCAATCCTCATAACCCAACATGGCGTACCGAGCGCCTATCTGGTCGATGTCGAAACCTACGAAGCCTTGCAGCGACGGATGAGCCTGTTGGAAGGAATTGCCCGTGGGGAGAAGGCTATTGAGGACGGTCGTACACTCTCTCATGCGCAGGCCAAAAAGCGCATGGCACGATGGTTGAAATAA